The Mangifera indica cultivar Alphonso chromosome 19, CATAS_Mindica_2.1, whole genome shotgun sequence nucleotide sequence CACTATGACCAACTTAAAGGTGTTCCTCTTATTTTTGCCCGTGTTGCTGATTTTCTCAGTGCAATTAACTGTGTTTTTTAGGCCGAGAACATACCGGCGTCCGGCTGATGTTGGAAGCAAATATGGTAACTTGCCTTGGAGCCTGATGGTGCTGGTGCTGGTGCTTTTGGTTATGGTATCTTACCACTCCCATGTTCAATCCATGTGGACTCCGAGTATTTAGAGTTTGTTGGGTGGCTATTTTGTACTGTATTAACATTTTTCAGTTACCGTCTCTATGTATTAACAAGTTTGACTTgggtttagtttgaattatgtACTTTTGTGATCTTACTTATATTTGCTATTATCAGAAGTCCTAAATTTATTGCAGTAAATGTTATAACATCAAATATAGCACGCCCAACGCACATTCCCCAATCAGCAGGGCTAGaaacttaataattaattgagGTCAATGATGTTTTCTTGGTAACAAACTAACCCAGTGTCATCTATTCTCTAAAGTGTATTTCCCAAAAGAATTACACACAGAAAAGAGGGCCTCTAAAAGCTGAAAATTTAAACAGACTCATCTGacaacatttttcctttttaacaaAGGAATAAGAAAAATCTAGCAACATAGGTGTTCTCGAACTCCTAGATTTGAGGCAATCGGCGTGATATACTTTGGCACTGTCGTTAACACCTACACTATTCCATGGCGAGAAAATCAATACATATTCAATGGAAATGATCAACAATTATCACACACTTGACTTGATAAATCAATATAGTTTCCTTAGTCAATGAGTCAATAAATGCAGACACAAAACATTATAGGAAGATACGAGGGTGAGATGGATAGCAGAAGTAAGTAACGAGTTACAGACAAGAAAGCATACGGAAATTTTGAAGCCACACAATGCCAAATGGAAGCACGAAAACGTGCAAGTTATGTTATGAAATGCCAATGGCCACAAAATTGGTAGGTGGGCTGCGGTTTTTCCTTCAAATTTGGAAGCATAAGACAGAggtaatcttcattttcatctggTGTTTGTATAAGAAGTTAACAAGACAAGATTTGGTGAGTAATCCGAAGCCATTATCGGATCTTTCAAGAAATATATCTTCGCTTATTCCGATTCCAACATGTCTGTCACGCTCAGTtctaaatttagtaattttgttACTGGTGATAGCCAGTTGTGCCACAGATAGGAGCTTATCACATATAAAACGCAGGTCATGGAAGATCATTGTTCCTTTCATTGGTTGATGAGTAGGAAGATGGTTTAGGACCTTCTGGTTCTAAGTTTCTTTCTCTCGTATTTCTTGGGGTTGGTGAGTTTCATCATCTTCTGAATTTTATACTAAGTTTGTTTCTATGGAGAATGAAGAAGTTTGTTTCTGTGATGCAGATTACTGTAAGTTTATACAATCTAGTTGTTCAAAGGAAGAATGGCACCAATAGCTCTGGATGGGGGTCAAAAGGGAAGTGTGAAAAGTCTTGAGACAGTGGGTACGATTTTCGAAAAAGAAGACTATGATCTTCTCAAGTTATTGGATAGAGCTAGACCTATAAATGTTGAGAGGAATGAATGTTATGATGAAAGGGCATTCAATGAATTCTCCTCGCGCATACTAGATCATTTGGACAATGTGTCAACACCTGGTAGAAGGTCTGGCTTTAATACTCCAAGGTCAAATACTTACATTGAATCACATCCTATGATAGCTGACGCTTGGGATGCCTTGAAGCGCTCTATGGTTTACTTTCGTGAGCAGCCGGTTGGGACAATTGCTGCTTTGGACCACTCTGTCGAAGAGCTAAACTACGATCAGGTGAATCCCTTTTCCTTTATAAACTTTATATGTTGGTGATTCAGCTCAGCTACACTAAATCTTAACGGGGATGTCAGGTTTTTGTTAGAGATTTTGTCCCTAGTGGGTTGGCTTTCCTGATGAATGGGGAGGATGCAATTGTtaagaattttcttttgaagACTCTTCACTTACAATCAGGGGAGAAAAAGGTTGACCTATTCCAGCTAGGAGAAGGGGTGATGCCTGCAAGTTTTAAAGTGCACCATGACCCTGTAAGAAACACCGAGACTTTGAATGCAGACTTTGGTGAGAGTGCAATTGGAAGAGTGGCTCCTGTTGATTCAGGATTTTGGTGGATAATATTACTTCGTGCATACACCAAGTCTACAGGAGACACTTCCTTGGCTGAAATGCCAGAGTGCCAAAGGGGTATGCGCCTTATTCTTAGTTTGTGTCTCTCAGAGGGATTTGACACATTCCCCACACTTCTCTGTGCTGATGGATGCTGTATGATTGACCGTAGAATGGTTGGTGTTTAATTATatcttctcttttcctttccacTGTTCTTCTTTGGTATTTATTGTGTAATTGCATTTTGGCTTGTTTCAGGGTATTTATGGATATCCAATTGAGATACAAGCACTGTTCTTCATGGCTTTAAGATGTGCTTTAGCTTTACTTAAGCAAGATGTAGAAGGTAAGGAATTCATGGAGCGTATAGTGAAAAGGCTTCATGCCCTGAGCTATCACATGAGAAGCTATTTTTGGCTGGACCTGAAACAGTTGAATGATATATATCGGTATAAAACAGAAGAATATTCTCATACAGCAGTTAACAAATT carries:
- the LOC123203602 gene encoding probable alkaline/neutral invertase B, translated to MAPIALDGGQKGSVKSLETVGTIFEKEDYDLLKLLDRARPINVERNECYDERAFNEFSSRILDHLDNVSTPGRRSGFNTPRSNTYIESHPMIADAWDALKRSMVYFREQPVGTIAALDHSVEELNYDQVFVRDFVPSGLAFLMNGEDAIVKNFLLKTLHLQSGEKKVDLFQLGEGVMPASFKVHHDPVRNTETLNADFGESAIGRVAPVDSGFWWIILLRAYTKSTGDTSLAEMPECQRGMRLILSLCLSEGFDTFPTLLCADGCCMIDRRMGIYGYPIEIQALFFMALRCALALLKQDVEGKEFMERIVKRLHALSYHMRSYFWLDLKQLNDIYRYKTEEYSHTAVNKFNVIPDSLPDWVFDFMPTRGGYFIGNVSPARMDFRWFCLGNCVAILSALATPEQASAIMDLIESRWEELVGEMPLKTCYPAIESHEWQIVTGCDPKNTRWSYHNGGSWPVLLWLLTAACIKTGRPQIAKRAIDLAESRLSKDQWPEYYDGKLGRYVGKQARKFQTWSIAGYLVAKMMLDDPSHLGMISLEEDKQMKPLVKRSNSWTC